The following nucleotide sequence is from Aspergillus luchuensis IFO 4308 DNA, chromosome 1, nearly complete sequence.
GATTAGGCGATGATTGGACGCAATGGATGAATGTTGGAGGCTAAATGATAAAAAAAACTGTTATATACCCATGTGTATGCGTTTGGTTTTTGGCTATGAGGCTCATGTGATGAGGGATGGCGTATAGATGGCTTTGACAAGGCATATGTTACATAATGCTATTTTTAATGAATTATTTCTTATGACGTGTCTATTTTTTCTATACTGCTAGTAGCTGTCTATATACCTACGAGCTATATATTGTTCCAGGATACAATAAGAATACACGACACCGATGATACATAATATACAAACCCAGGCGTTCTATTCAATATACCCAAAAGTCCAATACGATCATCGAACTTACCTCCTCCCCCTAGACGGCGGCTGATACCAACTCCAAATATTCAGCCCCACCTTCATCCCCTGAGTGACCGGAAACGCAGCGTGCCAAGTTTCCGGATACCCCGTCCCATCAGACCTCAAGTTCTCCCAGAAGATGGCATTCCCCTTGATAGGTTTGAAAGTGATCCCAGATACATTCTCATTTTGAGCCATCTCGCAGTCCAGAAACCGACACCACTGTTCTCCGCGCGGCATCTTCAGACGGGGGAAATTCGTGCCACCGCCTTCGCACTCATCGCCTAGGTATACCATGAAGGTGCTGAGTCTGTCGCCGCCGCGGGCAACAGATCCCGCCCAGTCGAAATGGTGCTTGTAGTGACCGGAGACGTTGTAGCGTTGGGCCCACATGCGCTCGATGTAGAGGTGTGGTTTCCAGCCTTGGAAGGCGGCGGCGCGGGATTCGAGGCACCGGACGGTGTTGtcgcgggggaggagggcgcgGTCGGAGAGTCGGGTTGAGGGGTCGACTTTGGTGGTTTGGCCGTTGTAGATTATTGAGGGGGAGTAGTTTGGTTCACTTTATTTGGTTTGACATTGTTTTGTTAGGTTTGTTTTATGTGGAATGGGGCTGTGGGGAATGACAATGGGGATGTCTTGGACGACGTACCTTATCTTTACTAGGTGATCGGCTTCagaggtggagaggaaatCTTCAATGTAGATGATTAGCGGGTccttggagaggaggtggaCTCGATAGGTGTCTTCGGGACATGTTGGGATGATTCCGTCGGGAAGGCTGAGGATCTCGGGGTCCAGTGAGATGTCGCTTTCTGTTGTTGCGTCGATGTCTGGGTCGAAGATGTCCTGGGTTACCGGGAAgagttggcggaggaggggagcgatgacgaagaggtAGAGCGGAAGGAGGTagaagagggaggtgaggagggtggagagggagagtttgGGCATATTGGTCAATTGGTCCGAGGCATTGGATGTGGTAATTTTTGTGTGACCTGGGGATCGTAACAGGCAGGGGATAGGGATAGGGATggtctggatggatggtctgATCGcggattgattgatatgaTTGTTTTTCGCTGGTGATCGGATGTGCCGGGGAGCTTGATTCCGGTTAGTCAGCTATGCAGGTGCAGCGCGGCATTATCATGTTAGTGTGCATGTGACAGGTGTGTATGTTGGATATCTCATTCTCCGGCATGTACGGGATGCGGGGAATCGTTGGCCCCTGGTCAGAGGAACATGTGTCAGCGGTCTGACTGTTATCAGTCGTCGCTAACGTTAGTAACTAGCCAGCTGGTCATGACCGTTTGGTCTGTGTCTCTTTACCCGGCGGACTATTGAGGACGATCCGGGTGCGCATTGCCCACCACGTTGAGATGTCAAGTTAGTCCGCCAGAAATTGCGTCATGGCACACGTAGCCGCAAAAAGAGTTCCAGGATCATCCCTTTAGCATCATAATGCGGCGAGGCTTGCGATAATAAATGAGCCAGATGCGGAGACTCCGCATTTGGGCTTCCAGAAGACGCGGAGTATCGTTCATGAGCCGAGCTGTAGGGGTCCTTGGGTCGAAAGCGAATCCCCGCCGTGTAAAGGGACACCCGGTCAGCTGACAGCTATACCTCTTCGGGCTAGCGCTACCACTAAGCCTGCAGGCAGCCTAGTGTGCCACCCGTGACCAGACATCGTGTGGATTTCCCGCCTGGGTTTAGACTCGCCTACTTTACTTTGTTATCGTGGGTGGTCGCCTCGCCTCGCCGTCGCCTCTTCGTCTGCTCCAACGCTTACGATAACTAGCGCTTGATATGCAGgtcttccccatccccatccccggTGAGCCGGGGTAAAGCTTTCCAGTCGGCCCTAGACGTCCTCTACCCGTTCATCTGACTCCGTCCACGGCGTATTTAGTCTAGATCGGCACCAATCTTTACACGTCTCGGCTATCCTCCGGCCCTAATCTCCACCAAGATTGGGTTAAGGCCTCTCCCAGCCTCTCTGACTGGTCTTACCTGACTCCATGAGAGCTACGAGTCCCATTATCCCATGAGAACCTTGACTAACATGCTGGACAAATGCCGGCTAAAGCCTTTCGGGTATCCCAAAGCCTCCGGCCTCTCGCTTAAGCTTGTGGAACCTGGAAACCGATTTCCTTGGTTCTCAACAgaatcatcttccatctggTTCGTCCGGGTGCCGACCTGAACCGGGAGAAAGAATGTGCTGTCCAGGGCGGCGATCTGTCGGGTCGCCAATGCCCCTTCAAGCCTCAGCTCAAAGCTTTGCCCCTCCAAGACCGGTCAGCATTTGGTTGGACTCTTCAGGTGGGCCACCGGCAAATTCTTCACAACCTACTTTCAACATGGGTAAACTAAACCACAGGCGCAACGGGGCATCATGTCGTGGAACTGttcttctccccaccccACTGGGGTATACATTTTGTTATATACACACTGACTCGGATAAACGCCTTAGCTAGCTGGGGGGATACGGTCCTTATATACTTCCTGCGTTTTGGCCCCTGATCTGCGGCTGAATGTTTCCTGGCGAGACCTTCTCCGCGCCGGCTAAGCGAGACTCAACGTCTGGGGAAAACACTCCCCCGACCCATTCTCCCACATCACGGGGGCAAAAATTGTGGGAATCTTTCTGCATAGTCCGAAGATTAAGTACCTCTAGCTGCATTTTCGGCGTATCACAGCCTCGCTATTCTGTATCTCCAGAATGGTCCTCCCCGGATGGGGTTTGGCCACGACGTAGATTGTGGAGAGCGTTCGAGGCAGGGGAGAAATCCGTATCCACATTCTGGCTGCTCCGTAGAACTCGTAGGAATCCGAAGATATTACTTATGGCCCGGCCCGTCTCTGCCtgtcctctctttcttctttttttcccatccatctttcCTGTTGACAGGACACCcccttatatattattcttttgtccttgtccttgttcGTTCTCCTGTTGACAGGATTTTTCACGTTCATCAGAGttttctccctctcgtccttcctccccctctctcttctcccataCAATGGGTGGAATTCTTCACCTCGTTGAGGACCGTCCGACTCCCAAAAATGTCTACAATTGGCGAGTCTATGTGCTCGCCCTCATTGCCTCATGTGGTTCCAACATGATTGGGTATACCAGTGGGTTCATCGGGACGACAATCACTCTGCCTTCCTTTGAAGCCGAGTTCGGGTTGGACAAGATGAGTGATTCGGCCGTGAATCTGATTAGTGAAAATATTGTCTCTTTGTTCATTGCTGGTGCTTTCTTCGGAGCTCTGCTCACTTATGGAATTTCGCACTTCTTTGGACGTAAATGGAGTTTGACCATCTCTTCGGCTGTCTTCATTCTCGGTTCCGGGTTGCAGATGGGAGCCAACGGCTCTCGTGGGCTCGGCATCTTGTACGCTGGCCGTGTCCTTTCCGGTCTCGGCACGGGTGTGGCATCCAACGTCGTCCCGATTTACCT
It contains:
- a CDS encoding oxidoreductase, 2OG-Fe(II) oxygenase family (COG:E;~EggNog:ENOG410PNBR;~InterPro:IPR006620,IPR005123;~PFAM:PF13640;~go_function: GO:0005506 - iron ion binding [Evidence IEA];~go_function: GO:0016491 - oxidoreductase activity [Evidence IEA];~go_function: GO:0016705 - oxidoreductase activity, acting on paired donors, with incorporation or reduction of molecular oxygen [Evidence IEA];~go_function: GO:0031418 - L-ascorbic acid binding [Evidence IEA];~go_process: GO:0055114 - oxidation-reduction process [Evidence IEA]), with amino-acid sequence MPKLSLSTLLTSLFYLLPLYLFVIAPLLRQLFPVTQDIFDPDIDATTESDISLDPEILSLPDGIIPTCPEDTYRVHLLSKDPLIIYIEDFLSTSEADHLVKISEPNYSPSIIYNGQTTKVDPSTRLSDRALLPRDNTVRCLESRAAAFQGWKPHLYIERMWAQRYNVSGHYKHHFDWAGSVARGGDRLSTFMVYLGDECEGGGTNFPRLKMPRGEQWCRFLDCEMAQNENVSGITFKPIKGNAIFWENLRSDGTGYPETWHAAFPVTQGMKVGLNIWSWYQPPSRGRR